Proteins encoded together in one Flavobacteriales bacterium window:
- a CDS encoding geranylgeranylglycerol-phosphate geranylgeranyltransferase yields the protein MLDLLRLTRPVNLFIIAGTMVVIRHGVVGGLLGASGLTLALGTSWFILLVCSTVLIAAGGNIINDYFDTRIDRINKPDALIVGRTVPRRKAMVAHLVLSGLGLLCGWAVAAHTGLWRLAVIPPFAVGALWTYSTSFKRQLIIGNGLVATLTALVPLTVGLYEIPLAQRLHAGELLLAFNDEAAVHFYFRVIWYWVFAFTGFAFVATLVRELQKDMADVPGDRALGCRTIPIVWGMGAARAIVLVHTLVLVAALLLLRRAFLDDRLSYWTIAVLILTLLVSAGLTWNAHDRAAHVRAGIVMKVAMVLAVGYGLLVPLVLDLS from the coding sequence ATGCTGGACCTCCTCCGCCTCACCCGCCCCGTGAACCTGTTCATCATCGCGGGCACCATGGTGGTCATCCGCCACGGTGTGGTGGGCGGTCTGCTCGGCGCGAGCGGGCTCACCCTCGCTCTGGGAACGTCCTGGTTCATCCTGTTGGTGTGCAGCACCGTCCTCATCGCCGCGGGAGGCAACATCATCAATGATTACTTCGACACACGCATCGACCGCATCAACAAGCCCGACGCGCTCATCGTGGGGCGCACCGTGCCCCGGCGCAAGGCCATGGTGGCCCACCTCGTGCTCAGCGGCCTGGGCCTCCTCTGCGGGTGGGCCGTGGCGGCGCACACCGGCCTGTGGCGGCTGGCCGTCATCCCGCCCTTCGCCGTCGGCGCCTTGTGGACCTACAGCACCTCCTTCAAGCGCCAGCTCATCATCGGCAACGGCCTGGTGGCGACCCTCACCGCACTGGTGCCGCTCACCGTCGGGCTCTACGAGATCCCCCTCGCGCAGCGCCTGCATGCCGGCGAACTGCTCCTCGCCTTCAACGACGAGGCCGCCGTTCACTTCTACTTCCGCGTGATCTGGTATTGGGTGTTCGCCTTCACGGGCTTCGCCTTCGTGGCCACCCTGGTGCGCGAGCTGCAGAAGGACATGGCCGATGTGCCCGGCGACCGCGCCCTGGGCTGTCGAACGATCCCCATCGTGTGGGGCATGGGCGCCGCCCGCGCCATCGTGCTGGTGCACACCCTGGTCCTGGTGGCCGCCCTGCTGCTCCTGCGCCGTGCCTTCCTCGACGACCGCCTCTCGTACTGGACCATCGCCGTGCTCATCCTCACCCTGCTCGTCAGCGCCGGCCTCACCTGGAACGCCCACGACCGCGCCGCCCACGTCCGCGCCGGCATCGTGATGAAGGTCGCCATGGTGCTCGCCGTCGGCTACGGCCTTCTGGTGCCGCTCGTGCTGGACCTGTCATGA
- the mazG gene encoding nucleoside triphosphate pyrophosphohydrolase codes for MNATDPRAAAFLRLLTIMDELRTGCPWDRKQTMATLRPLTIEETYELGDAILEEDLDGVRKELGDLILHIVFYARIGSERGAFDITEVLNGICDKLIHRHPHIYGDVKVQDEEEVKANWERIKLQEKGAAASGERSVLEGVPKGLPSLVKAVRVQDKARGVGFDWEHRDQVWAKVHEELAELKREVDAGSERRADEVGDVLFSVVNYARFVGVDPDEALERTNRKFIRRFQFLERESRKDGRELGAMTLAEMDLYWDRAKEEEQRFGVQ; via the coding sequence ATGAACGCCACCGACCCCCGGGCCGCCGCCTTCCTGCGCCTGCTGACCATCATGGACGAGCTGCGCACGGGCTGCCCGTGGGACCGCAAGCAGACCATGGCGACCCTCCGTCCGCTCACCATCGAGGAGACCTACGAGCTGGGCGACGCCATCCTGGAGGAGGACCTGGACGGCGTGCGCAAGGAGCTGGGCGACCTCATCCTGCACATCGTGTTCTATGCCCGGATCGGGTCCGAGCGCGGGGCCTTCGACATCACCGAGGTGCTGAACGGCATCTGCGACAAGCTCATCCATCGGCACCCGCACATCTACGGGGACGTGAAGGTGCAGGACGAGGAGGAGGTGAAGGCCAACTGGGAGCGGATCAAGCTGCAGGAGAAGGGTGCCGCGGCATCCGGGGAGCGCAGCGTGCTGGAAGGCGTGCCCAAAGGCCTGCCCTCCCTGGTGAAGGCGGTGCGCGTGCAGGACAAGGCGCGGGGCGTGGGCTTCGACTGGGAGCACCGCGACCAGGTGTGGGCGAAGGTCCATGAGGAGCTTGCCGAGCTGAAGCGCGAGGTGGACGCGGGATCGGAACGCCGTGCCGACGAGGTGGGCGATGTGCTGTTCAGTGTGGTGAACTACGCGCGCTTCGTCGGGGTGGACCCGGACGAGGCGTTGGAGCGCACGAACCGCAAGTTCATCCGGCGCTTCCAGTTCCTGGAGCGCGAGAGCCGCAAGGACGGGCGTGAGCTGGGCGCGATGACCCTGGCCGAGATGGACCTGTACTGGGACCGTGCCAAGGAGGAGGAGCAACGCTTCGGGGTGCAGTGA
- the maf gene encoding septum formation protein Maf, translating into MSARPLLPWRIVLGSASPRRRQLLEGLELPLRVVPLDVDETPPGDLPLDEVAEHLAVRKATAFTPALAADEVLVTADTTVLLDEEPGTCLLLNKPLDDADARRMLGLLSGRTHRVVTGVCLRSAERRIRFSDVARVTFRSLAPEEIAYYVERHHPLDKAGAYGVQDWIGYTAVARIEGSFYTVMGLPMHRVYLALRDLAAPRP; encoded by the coding sequence ATGAGCGCCCGGCCCCTGCTCCCCTGGCGGATCGTGCTCGGCTCTGCGTCGCCCCGCAGGCGCCAATTGCTGGAAGGCCTGGAGTTGCCGCTGCGCGTGGTGCCCCTCGACGTGGATGAGACCCCGCCGGGAGACCTGCCACTGGACGAGGTGGCGGAACACCTCGCCGTCCGAAAGGCCACCGCCTTCACGCCCGCGCTCGCCGCCGACGAGGTGCTGGTGACCGCCGACACCACCGTCCTGCTCGACGAGGAACCCGGCACCTGCCTGCTGCTGAACAAGCCCCTGGATGATGCGGACGCCCGGCGTATGCTCGGCCTGCTCAGCGGGCGCACCCACCGCGTGGTCACCGGGGTCTGCCTGCGCTCCGCGGAGCGGCGGATCCGCTTCAGCGATGTGGCCCGAGTGACCTTCCGCAGCCTGGCGCCCGAGGAGATCGCCTACTACGTGGAACGCCACCACCCGCTGGACAAGGCCGGCGCCTACGGGGTGCAGGACTGGATCGGCTACACCGCCGTGGCCCGGATCGAAGGCAGCTTCTACACGGTGATGGGCCTCCCCATGCACCGGGTCTACCTGGCCCTGCGCGACCTTGCCGCGCCACGCCCATGA
- a CDS encoding PKD domain-containing protein — MLRGPALLTLVLSLGAVLTGRAQCVNPIAAFPYGEGFENGPQWTAGGISSDWAWGTPAHPSINSAGGGVRSWCVGGLTGTFYNYGELSWLESPCFDMSALDHPWISFKIFWECERQYDGMTFQLSLNGGQTWSNVGAWGDPVDCLNDNWFNAGNITNLTSASPKHGWSGRSGSTSGSCQGGFGSGGWVTAKHCMPAAANQPQVIFRFLFGAGTQCNGYDGIAIDDILIQEAEGAIADFTWTCAGASASFTPVAGGCPTSWTWDFGDPASGGQNSSFSQNPSHTFSGPGTYSVTLTTDGPCSDPVSITLPVVVPEVSVDVIDADCSGVLGSASAVVATGTIGITYSWSPGGGSGASITGLAPGTYTVTVTEAGGCSSTATGVVNGPVPVQVQAMADTIVCEGAALTLLATSTGGTGAVQLTWSPTGPVLNPAVAGTYSVVAVDAAGCTSTADDVVVGVAPLPQPTVQVDALAGCAPLCVSLAVQGVGAGTTTWDLGDGTTASGATVQHCYAQEGSFVPTVAHEVLPGCAGTANGAPLIVNAPPVAAFTVPAVVQEGSGAVPIVDASLDAVLWSWDLGDGSTASGPQPQHTYADLGCRTISLVVTDAAGCTDGTSAEVCVEGDYAFHAPNAFTPDADGINDVFLPRSTVQRPQAYELRIHDRWGALRFLSSELSEGWDGEGEPQGVYTWTVMLRDGFGTRHLHRGHVSLLR; from the coding sequence GTGCTCCGCGGACCTGCCCTGCTCACCTTGGTGCTTTCGCTCGGTGCCGTCCTGACCGGACGGGCGCAATGCGTGAACCCGATCGCGGCCTTCCCCTACGGCGAAGGGTTCGAGAACGGGCCGCAATGGACCGCCGGCGGAATCAGCAGCGATTGGGCGTGGGGCACACCGGCGCATCCCTCGATCAACAGCGCGGGGGGCGGTGTGCGCAGCTGGTGCGTCGGCGGGCTTACGGGCACCTTCTACAACTACGGCGAGCTGAGCTGGTTGGAGAGCCCCTGCTTCGACATGTCCGCGCTGGATCACCCCTGGATCTCCTTCAAGATCTTCTGGGAATGCGAGCGGCAGTATGATGGCATGACCTTTCAGCTGTCGCTGAACGGCGGCCAGACCTGGAGCAATGTGGGGGCCTGGGGCGATCCGGTGGACTGCCTCAACGACAACTGGTTCAACGCCGGCAACATCACCAACCTCACCTCGGCCAGCCCCAAGCACGGCTGGAGCGGGCGCAGCGGTTCCACCAGTGGCAGTTGCCAGGGCGGTTTCGGCAGCGGCGGCTGGGTCACGGCGAAGCACTGCATGCCGGCGGCCGCCAACCAACCGCAGGTCATCTTCCGCTTCCTGTTCGGCGCCGGCACCCAGTGCAACGGCTACGACGGCATCGCCATCGACGACATCCTCATCCAGGAGGCGGAGGGCGCCATCGCGGATTTCACCTGGACCTGCGCCGGAGCTTCGGCCTCCTTCACGCCGGTGGCGGGCGGGTGCCCCACGTCCTGGACGTGGGACTTCGGCGATCCGGCCTCCGGCGGGCAGAACAGTTCGTTCTCCCAGAACCCGTCGCATACGTTCTCCGGTCCGGGCACGTACTCCGTCACCCTCACCACCGACGGACCGTGCAGCGACCCGGTGAGCATCACGCTGCCGGTGGTGGTACCTGAGGTGAGCGTGGACGTCATCGATGCGGATTGCTCTGGCGTCCTGGGCTCGGCATCGGCGGTCGTGGCCACAGGCACCATAGGCATCACGTACAGCTGGTCGCCGGGCGGCGGCAGCGGCGCATCGATCACGGGCCTTGCCCCCGGCACCTACACGGTGACCGTGACGGAGGCGGGCGGCTGCTCTTCCACGGCCACGGGGGTGGTGAACGGACCGGTGCCAGTGCAGGTGCAGGCCATGGCCGACACCATCGTGTGTGAGGGCGCGGCGCTCACGCTCCTCGCCACGAGCACCGGGGGCACGGGGGCCGTGCAGTTGACATGGTCGCCGACCGGGCCGGTGTTGAACCCTGCGGTGGCCGGCACCTATTCCGTGGTGGCCGTCGATGCCGCCGGGTGCACGAGCACTGCGGATGATGTGGTGGTGGGGGTGGCGCCTCTTCCGCAGCCCACCGTGCAGGTGGACGCCTTGGCCGGCTGCGCACCGCTCTGCGTGTCGCTGGCCGTGCAGGGCGTGGGGGCGGGAACGACCACCTGGGACCTCGGCGATGGCACCACCGCGAGCGGGGCCACCGTGCAGCATTGCTATGCGCAGGAAGGGAGCTTTGTGCCGACGGTGGCGCATGAGGTGCTTCCCGGCTGTGCCGGAACAGCGAACGGTGCACCGCTGATCGTGAACGCACCGCCCGTGGCGGCCTTCACCGTGCCCGCCGTGGTCCAGGAAGGGTCGGGTGCGGTGCCCATCGTGGACGCCTCGCTGGATGCGGTGCTCTGGTCATGGGACCTGGGCGACGGCAGCACGGCGAGCGGTCCGCAGCCTCAGCACACGTACGCCGACCTGGGTTGTCGTACGATCAGCCTGGTGGTCACCGATGCGGCGGGTTGCACGGACGGCACCTCTGCGGAAGTGTGCGTGGAAGGCGACTATGCGTTCCACGCGCCCAACGCCTTCACCCCGGACGCGGACGGGATCAACGATGTGTTCCTGCCGCGCTCCACGGTGCAGCGCCCGCAGGCCTACGAGCTGCGCATCCATGACCGCTGGGGCGCCTTGCGCTTCCTTAGTTCCGAACTGTCCGAGGGCTGGGATGGCGAGGGTGAGCCACAAGGCGTTTACACCTGGACGGTGATGCTGCGCGATGGGTTCGGCACACGGCACCTGCACCGAGGGCACGTGTCGCTGCTTCGCTAG
- a CDS encoding 3-deoxy-D-manno-octulosonate 8-phosphate phosphatase — translation MPAEPTYKERLAALDTFLFDVDGVFTDNRVLLMPGLDPVRTFHTRDAYAVQHAVREGLRIVIVTGGHSDGVVQSFQLLGVSEVHTRTRDKLELVERLITEQRLDPARSAYMGDDIPDLRVMQRVALACCPADAAEEVKAISHYVSRLPGGGGCVRDVLEQTLKVQGRWLTDGAHTW, via the coding sequence ATGCCCGCTGAACCCACCTACAAGGAACGCCTGGCAGCGCTGGACACCTTCCTGTTCGACGTGGACGGTGTGTTCACCGACAACCGCGTGCTGCTGATGCCCGGCCTGGACCCGGTGCGCACCTTCCACACCCGCGACGCCTACGCCGTGCAGCATGCCGTGCGCGAGGGCCTGCGCATCGTCATCGTCACCGGCGGCCACAGCGACGGCGTGGTGCAGAGCTTCCAACTGCTCGGCGTTTCCGAGGTGCACACGCGCACCCGCGACAAGCTGGAGCTCGTGGAGCGGCTCATCACCGAACAGAGGCTCGATCCCGCGCGTTCCGCCTACATGGGCGACGACATCCCTGACCTGCGTGTGATGCAGCGCGTGGCGCTGGCCTGCTGCCCGGCCGATGCCGCCGAAGAGGTGAAGGCCATCAGCCACTACGTGAGCCGGCTGCCCGGCGGCGGGGGCTGCGTGCGCGACGTGCTGGAGCAGACGCTGAAGGTGCAGGGACGCTGGCTGACGGACGGGGCACACACCTGGTGA